A stretch of the Alosa alosa isolate M-15738 ecotype Scorff River chromosome 16, AALO_Geno_1.1, whole genome shotgun sequence genome encodes the following:
- the LOC125309011 gene encoding gamma-aminobutyric acid receptor subunit rho-3 has translation MRLVLLALRLLCLAWLWPVTLLSSRRRNKEVPLEGQSKLNYGSRINYKIKKQDSTKTLLIKTEQLLRIEDHDFAMRPGIGGAAIPVGIDVQVESIDSISEVNMDFTMTLYLRHYWQDERLSFLSGNNLSRTFDARLVKKIWVPDVFFVHSKRSFIHDTTMENIMLRVWPDGNILYSVRITVTAQCSMDFSSFPLDTQNCSLELESYAYNENDLMLYWKNGNDSLRTDEIVLSQFFIEEFHPSSGMSFYGSTGWYNRLYINFILRRHIFFFMLQTYFPTMLMVLLSWVSFWIDRRAVPARVSLGITTVLTMSTIITGVSASMPQVSYVKAVDIYLWVSFLFVFLSVIQYAAVNYLTTIKEMRRRKEGKVNYTIDATQTMAFDGYSHEADIELNDFSSLPTLSADPPGFPTDPAADVPPAVGTRLWKRRPVQHYIDLVISNSYLIDSYSRMAFPLAYLLFNIIYWSVYS, from the exons CCGAATAAACTACAAGATCAAGAAGCAGGACAGCACCAAGACTCTGCTGATTAAAACAGAGCAGCTTCTGAGGATCGAGGACCACGACTTCGCTATGAGGCCCGGCATCGGGG GAGCAGCCATACCTGTTGGCATTGATGTACAGGTGGAGAGTATTGACAGCATCTCTGAGGTCAACATG gacTTCACCATGACCCTGTACCTCAGACACTACTGGCAGGACGAGAGGCTGTCCTTTCTCTCCGGGAACAACCTGAGCCGCACGTTTGACGCCCGGCTGGTGAAGAAGATCTGGGTGCCGGACGTGTTCTTCGTCCACTCCAAACGCTCCTTCATCCACGACACCACCATGGAGAACATCATGCTGAGGGTTTGGCCCGACGGCAACATCCTGTATAGCGTGAG GATCACCGTCACAGCTCAGTGCTCCATGGACTTCAGCAGCTTCCCTTTAGACACACAGAACTGCTCCCTGGAGCTGGAGAGCT ATGCCTACAATGAGAATGACCTCATGCTCTACTGGAAGAACGGCAACGACTCTCTGAGGACCGACGAGATTGTGCTCTCGCAATTTTTCATCGAGGAGTTTCACCCATCCAGTGGAATGTCCTTCTATGGCAGCACAG GCTGGTATAACCGGCTGTACATAAACTTCATTCTGAGACGGCACATTTTCTTCTTCATGCTGCAGACATACTTCCCCACCATGCTCATGGTGCTGCTCTCATGGGTGTCTTTCTGGATCGACAGGAGAGCTGTGCCGGCTCGAGTCTCccttg GTATTACTACGGTGCTGACCATGTCCACCATCATCACGGGCGTGTCGGCCTCCATGCCCCAGGTGTCCTACGTCAAGGCGGTGGACATCTACCTGTGGGTCAGCTTCCTGTTTGTGTTCCTGTCTGTCATCCAGTACGCTGCTGTCAACTACCTGACCACCATTAAGGAGATGAGGAGACGCAAGGAAGGAAAGGTGAATTACACTA TCGACGCCACCCAAACCATGGCTTTCGATGGCTATTCCCACGAGGCGGACATCGAGCTCAACGACTTCTCTTCCCTGCCGACCCTTTCGGCGGACCCTCCGGGCTTCCCCACGGACCCTGCAGCAGACGTCCCCCCTGCAGTGGGCACACGGCTGTGGAAGAGGCGGCCCGTCCAGCACTACATAGACTTGGTCATCAGCAACAGCTACCTGATAGACTCCTACTCCAGGATGGCCTTCCCTTTGGCTTACCTGCTGTTCAACATCATCTACTGGAGTGTTTATTCATGA